The following proteins come from a genomic window of Polyangiaceae bacterium:
- a CDS encoding S8 family serine peptidase: MNRSVSPIFVATLALAGCAAPSKPSDAERSNAASLTNTSEQIPLYVVLEGPSAIESLPAGARADDPARAPALRQRIAELESQHAALRPELEALGATVTAELTRLANVIQVLAPETAVARIEHIPGVRRTERVPLLEPSLASAIPVVGAPEVWAKSTPLQGDGITIGIIDSGIDYTHADFGGPGDPGVYAGNDSKIIEPGTFPTAKVVGGWDFVGDDYDATAGNATPEPDPDPLDCLKPESINVSGGHGTHVSGIAAGTGVLKNGQSYDGPYEQTFDPAAFLVAPGVAPRAKLYALKIFGCSGGTNALASALERAVDPNQDGNMSDRLDVLNASLGTSYALGAGVSEELITNLTKAGSMLVAAAGNEGSTFYSVSSPGSIPEVLTVAASADNEIVALTITSPASVAGQYAAVEGGFTTHLLDTGAVSGPLVMAQPANGCGGISNGSELAGKIALIDRGACTFVKKFQSAEAAGAVAVVIVDNQDDPIPFAMSGGDPGSVAIPGVMITKKDGATIKGGLASGVNATLDPAVKFSGIGTELMAGFSSRGPSAADDSLKPEIAAPGFSIDSARVGSGTKARRSQGTSMASPFVAGAAALMRQAQPTWEPTRIKAALVGSVDPLLDPSGAPYPVGMSGSGRLAVERAVDRTVTAMADPDGGVVGMSFKTEIASEPTSEAKTSIIENHGSADVSYDVGVAPARELGGVVVSVSPTKVTVAAGQSATITTTLDFDPTKLGEPGPDSATDAEQYGQPRHFLVEANGRVTLTDTSSAGAQDLVVPYYGIVRAAADRHADPLPECATGESDGPVSVTISGSSAHPNPVVTAFQLGAESPEDPASQSNPARAAADLRAVGVATDLAEADTFDDASAFFGVAVAGDWTTPVRGPYSTVNILIDSDQDGAEDYLIRGEALTKDGPYGDVLAATTYDAKTGQPTASKRFLNMVSADTLDTAPFHNSVIVLSAFLKDIGLSAEHTQFSYLAATQTTEQLVSGDQTDWISFDAAHPALDTAAHGLNARPIYSGSEPVLVDVAGDAATNGELPKLLLLHHNNVAGKRMEIVALANGDTGNLALTSASPESVDAGSGFIVDLTTTNQGTVEAASVKLTATLSGVHIVSAEPTQGSCTTEGGLSCDIGSLAPGAAANVALTVTANETVEDFNAHVDAKITSGIGCETSLSDNKTTASVTITAGSSSRPTLSAKGGCSGCRVGEKGSPRGALMLSLLGLGAALARRRRR, from the coding sequence ATGAATCGATCCGTGAGCCCGATCTTCGTCGCGACCTTGGCTCTCGCCGGGTGCGCAGCCCCATCGAAACCTTCCGACGCCGAGCGCTCCAACGCCGCGTCCCTCACGAACACAAGCGAGCAGATCCCGCTGTACGTGGTGCTGGAGGGACCCAGCGCCATCGAGAGCCTGCCCGCGGGCGCGCGCGCGGACGACCCGGCGAGGGCACCCGCGCTACGTCAGCGGATCGCGGAGCTCGAGAGCCAGCACGCCGCCCTGCGCCCCGAGCTCGAAGCGCTCGGCGCGACGGTCACGGCGGAGCTCACGCGCCTCGCCAACGTGATCCAGGTGCTCGCCCCCGAGACTGCCGTGGCTCGCATCGAGCACATTCCCGGAGTGCGACGCACGGAACGAGTTCCATTGCTCGAACCGTCCCTGGCATCGGCCATACCCGTGGTTGGCGCGCCCGAGGTGTGGGCCAAGAGCACTCCGCTCCAGGGCGACGGCATCACCATCGGCATCATCGACTCCGGCATCGACTACACCCATGCCGACTTCGGTGGTCCCGGGGATCCCGGGGTGTACGCGGGGAACGACTCCAAGATCATCGAGCCCGGGACGTTCCCCACCGCGAAGGTCGTCGGGGGGTGGGACTTCGTCGGGGACGACTACGACGCCACCGCGGGCAACGCCACACCGGAGCCCGACCCGGATCCACTGGACTGCCTGAAGCCCGAGAGCATCAACGTCTCGGGCGGCCACGGCACCCACGTGTCCGGCATCGCCGCCGGCACCGGCGTGCTCAAGAACGGCCAGAGCTACGACGGCCCCTACGAACAGACCTTCGATCCCGCGGCCTTCCTCGTCGCTCCCGGCGTGGCACCTCGAGCCAAGCTGTACGCGCTCAAGATCTTCGGGTGCTCGGGCGGAACCAACGCCCTCGCGTCCGCCCTGGAGCGAGCGGTGGATCCCAACCAGGACGGCAACATGAGCGATCGCCTCGACGTGCTGAACGCGTCCCTGGGCACGTCCTACGCGCTCGGTGCCGGGGTCTCCGAGGAGCTCATCACCAATCTGACCAAGGCCGGCAGCATGCTGGTCGCCGCGGCCGGCAACGAAGGCTCCACGTTCTATTCCGTCAGCAGCCCCGGCTCGATTCCGGAGGTGCTCACCGTCGCGGCCAGCGCGGACAACGAGATCGTCGCGTTGACGATCACGAGCCCCGCGTCCGTGGCGGGCCAGTACGCCGCCGTGGAAGGCGGCTTCACCACGCACCTGTTGGACACCGGCGCCGTGAGCGGCCCCCTGGTCATGGCCCAGCCCGCGAACGGCTGCGGCGGGATCTCGAACGGGTCGGAGCTCGCAGGCAAGATCGCGCTGATCGACCGCGGCGCCTGCACCTTCGTGAAGAAGTTCCAGAGCGCCGAAGCCGCGGGCGCCGTCGCCGTCGTCATCGTCGACAACCAAGACGATCCCATCCCCTTTGCCATGAGCGGGGGGGATCCGGGCAGCGTGGCGATCCCGGGCGTGATGATCACGAAGAAGGACGGCGCGACGATCAAGGGCGGCCTCGCGAGTGGCGTGAACGCGACGCTGGACCCCGCCGTGAAGTTCTCGGGCATTGGGACGGAGCTGATGGCCGGCTTCTCCTCGCGCGGGCCCAGCGCGGCGGACGACTCCCTGAAGCCCGAGATCGCCGCGCCCGGATTTTCCATCGACTCCGCGCGCGTCGGCTCCGGCACCAAGGCGCGCCGCTCCCAGGGCACCAGCATGGCGTCCCCCTTCGTGGCCGGCGCAGCCGCCCTGATGCGCCAAGCGCAACCGACCTGGGAACCGACGCGTATCAAGGCGGCCCTGGTGGGCAGCGTCGATCCGCTGCTGGATCCGAGCGGCGCGCCGTATCCCGTGGGCATGTCCGGCTCGGGCCGTCTGGCCGTTGAGCGCGCCGTGGATCGCACCGTGACCGCGATGGCAGATCCGGACGGCGGCGTGGTGGGCATGAGCTTCAAGACCGAGATCGCCAGCGAGCCGACCAGCGAAGCCAAGACGTCCATCATCGAGAATCACGGCAGCGCGGACGTCAGCTACGACGTGGGCGTCGCGCCGGCGCGCGAGCTGGGCGGCGTGGTCGTCAGCGTGTCCCCGACGAAAGTCACCGTGGCCGCTGGGCAGAGCGCCACCATCACGACCACGCTGGACTTCGATCCGACGAAGCTCGGAGAGCCGGGCCCCGACTCCGCGACGGACGCCGAGCAGTATGGTCAGCCGCGACACTTCCTGGTCGAGGCGAACGGGCGCGTCACCTTGACGGACACTTCCAGTGCCGGCGCGCAGGATCTGGTGGTGCCGTACTACGGCATCGTGCGCGCAGCGGCGGATCGCCACGCCGATCCCCTGCCGGAGTGTGCGACTGGCGAAAGCGATGGCCCCGTGAGCGTGACGATCAGCGGCTCCTCCGCTCACCCGAACCCCGTGGTCACCGCCTTCCAGCTGGGCGCGGAGAGCCCGGAGGATCCGGCGAGCCAGAGCAATCCGGCGCGGGCGGCGGCGGATCTCCGCGCCGTGGGCGTCGCGACGGACCTGGCCGAAGCCGACACCTTCGACGACGCCTCGGCCTTCTTCGGCGTGGCCGTCGCCGGCGACTGGACCACGCCGGTGCGTGGCCCCTACAGCACCGTCAACATCCTGATCGACTCGGATCAAGACGGCGCCGAGGACTACTTGATTCGCGGTGAAGCGCTGACCAAGGACGGCCCCTACGGCGACGTGTTGGCCGCCACCACGTACGACGCCAAGACCGGACAGCCCACCGCGTCCAAGCGCTTCTTGAACATGGTCAGCGCCGACACGCTGGACACGGCGCCGTTCCACAACTCGGTCATCGTGCTGTCGGCGTTCTTGAAGGACATTGGTCTCTCGGCAGAGCACACGCAGTTCTCCTACCTCGCCGCGACGCAAACGACCGAACAGCTGGTGAGCGGAGACCAGACGGATTGGATCAGCTTCGATGCCGCGCATCCGGCGCTGGACACCGCCGCCCACGGCCTGAACGCGCGGCCCATCTACAGCGGCTCGGAGCCGGTGCTGGTGGACGTCGCGGGGGACGCGGCAACGAACGGCGAGCTGCCCAAGCTGTTGCTGCTCCACCACAACAACGTGGCCGGCAAGCGAATGGAGATCGTGGCCCTGGCCAACGGCGATACCGGCAACTTGGCCCTGACCTCGGCGAGCCCGGAGAGCGTGGACGCGGGTAGCGGGTTCATCGTGGACCTCACCACCACGAACCAAGGCACGGTGGAAGCGGCCAGCGTGAAGCTCACGGCAACGCTGAGCGGCGTTCACATCGTGAGCGCCGAGCCCACCCAAGGCAGCTGCACCACCGAAGGCGGCCTCAGCTGCGACATCGGAAGCCTGGCGCCGGGTGCTGCAGCCAACGTGGCGCTCACGGTGACGGCGAACGAAACCGTCGAAGACTTCAACGCCCACGTGGACGCCAAGATCACGTCCGGCATCGGCTGCGAGACTTCGCTTTCGGACAACAAGACGACCGCCAGCGTGACCATCACGGCAGGCTCGAGCTCGCGTCCCACGCTGTCTGCCAAGGGCGGCTGCAGCGGTTGCCGCGTCGGAGAGAAGGGCTCGCCGCGCGGCGCGCTGATGCTCTCGCTCCTGGGCCTCGGCGCGGCCTTGGCCCGCCGCCGGCGGCGCTGA
- a CDS encoding endonuclease/exonuclease/phosphatase family protein, whose translation MRFSVVTWNIHKGIGGVDRRYRLERTIEVLSKLAPDIALLQEVAADMPRSRFHDQADLLASELGMPHVAYGAEHRFSVGGYGNAILSRWPLYDIHHLDLTVGTRKKRGALQAKARVRFGNHSRTVVLHNLHLGLAGSERGRQLERFLSSHPFRGLHGRTPVVLGGDLNDLWGTLGPSFLNPAGFSRAGPLARTFPAWLPVRPLDGLFVRGDVRVRHAGPARGTVARQASDHLPLGAELELFAY comes from the coding sequence ATGCGTTTTTCCGTCGTCACCTGGAACATCCACAAAGGAATCGGGGGTGTGGACCGGCGCTACCGCCTCGAGCGCACCATCGAGGTGCTATCGAAGCTCGCGCCGGACATCGCGTTGCTGCAGGAAGTGGCAGCGGACATGCCGCGCTCGCGCTTCCACGACCAGGCGGATCTGCTCGCCAGCGAGCTCGGTATGCCCCACGTCGCCTATGGCGCGGAGCATCGCTTCAGCGTGGGAGGCTATGGCAACGCGATACTCAGTCGCTGGCCGCTGTACGACATCCACCATCTGGATCTCACCGTTGGCACGCGCAAGAAGCGGGGCGCGCTGCAGGCCAAGGCGCGCGTGCGCTTCGGCAACCACTCGCGCACCGTCGTGCTCCACAATCTACACTTGGGTCTCGCGGGCTCGGAGCGCGGGCGACAGCTCGAGCGGTTCTTGTCGAGTCACCCGTTCCGAGGTCTGCACGGACGCACGCCGGTGGTGCTGGGCGGTGACCTGAACGACCTGTGGGGCACCTTGGGGCCGAGCTTCCTGAACCCCGCGGGGTTCTCGCGCGCGGGACCGCTAGCCCGAACATTTCCGGCGTGGCTGCCCGTGCGTCCGTTGGACGGGCTCTTCGTGCGGGGCGACGTCCGGGTGCGTCACGCGGGACCGGCGCGCGGCACCGTCGCGCGCCAGGCGTCCGACCACCTGCCCCTCGGCGCGGAGCTCGAGCTGTTCGCCTACTGA
- a CDS encoding serine/threonine protein kinase produces MSESPPPNLEGLLVADRYRVERLIGQGGMGSVWAGRHVTLGQLVAIKFIHEKLAGSREALRRFDLEAKAAARLKSRHAVAVFDHGVTPSGQPYIVMEHLEGETLEQSVRRRGPLELAEVAEVVTQASRALAAAHEAGIVHRDLKPDNIFLAKDPEAVQRGYTVKLVDFGIAKIVHDEAAGGAAATQAGSVLGTPHYMSPEALTASAPVSAASDIWSLGACAFAALTGQTPFQGDAIGEVVLKVCAAPMPVPSKVNPRLPRTFDAWFAKACTRNPASRFASVTEMAEALSNLDRWAGVEKDKTAYELRAATPSSLELDLPEPSSGRGRTLAVVLVFAAVAIGGIGFYAMQVADRANQAVQQTAASAAAVVETENDKKLREAEQAFWNDVNDGGAEGGADAGKHRKKPR; encoded by the coding sequence ATGTCCGAGTCGCCCCCGCCCAATCTCGAGGGACTCCTGGTCGCGGATCGCTACCGCGTGGAGCGACTCATCGGTCAGGGCGGCATGGGGAGCGTGTGGGCGGGGCGACACGTCACGCTCGGTCAGCTCGTCGCCATCAAGTTCATCCACGAGAAGCTCGCCGGAAGTCGCGAAGCGCTGCGCCGCTTCGACCTCGAGGCCAAGGCCGCGGCGCGGCTGAAGAGTCGCCACGCGGTGGCGGTGTTCGATCACGGCGTCACGCCCTCCGGGCAGCCGTACATCGTGATGGAGCACCTGGAGGGCGAAACTCTGGAACAGAGCGTGCGGCGTCGCGGACCGCTGGAGCTCGCCGAGGTAGCCGAGGTCGTGACGCAGGCGTCGCGCGCGCTGGCGGCAGCCCACGAGGCGGGCATCGTCCACCGCGATCTCAAGCCGGACAACATCTTCTTGGCGAAGGATCCCGAAGCGGTGCAGCGCGGCTACACCGTGAAGCTCGTGGACTTCGGCATCGCCAAGATCGTTCACGACGAAGCCGCGGGGGGTGCCGCGGCAACCCAGGCGGGCTCCGTGCTGGGCACGCCGCACTACATGAGCCCGGAGGCGCTCACGGCGTCGGCGCCGGTCAGCGCCGCGTCGGACATCTGGTCACTGGGCGCCTGCGCCTTCGCCGCGCTCACCGGGCAAACGCCGTTTCAGGGGGACGCCATCGGCGAGGTCGTGCTCAAGGTGTGCGCCGCGCCGATGCCCGTGCCCAGCAAGGTGAATCCGCGATTGCCGCGCACTTTCGACGCCTGGTTCGCCAAGGCGTGCACCCGAAACCCCGCCAGTCGCTTCGCCTCCGTCACGGAGATGGCGGAGGCCCTCTCCAATCTGGATCGCTGGGCCGGCGTGGAGAAGGACAAGACCGCGTACGAGCTCCGCGCCGCGACGCCCAGCAGCCTGGAGCTCGACTTGCCGGAGCCGAGCTCGGGGCGCGGCCGCACTCTCGCCGTGGTGCTCGTGTTCGCGGCCGTCGCCATCGGCGGCATCGGCTTCTATGCGATGCAGGTCGCGGATCGCGCCAACCAGGCCGTGCAGCAGACGGCGGCGAGCGCCGCGGCAGTGGTGGAGACGGAAAACGACAAGAAGCTCCGCGAAGCCGAGCAAGCGTTCTGGAACGACGTGAACGACGGCGGCGCCGAGGGCGGCGCGGACGCCGGCAAGCACCGCAAGAAGCCGCGCTGA
- a CDS encoding CAP domain-containing protein, which produces MAGLPCAYDTDLQCPFGRCINGRCGGCQSGADCKSGAACLSTPVGMACMPSGAPPSTPAPTATTPPTPAPTATTPPAPSDPFAAARARCLDRINAYRGSAGVAPLSSNAGKLACVDGQAQKDALAQTAHGAFGQCSEAAQNECPGWSGTPESVVDSCLDMMFKEGPGSGSAHGHYTNMMEPSYRTVACGFYVTSSGAVWITQDFYR; this is translated from the coding sequence GTGGCCGGCCTGCCCTGCGCCTACGACACGGACCTGCAGTGCCCCTTCGGTCGCTGCATCAACGGCCGCTGCGGCGGCTGCCAGAGCGGCGCTGACTGCAAGTCCGGGGCGGCCTGCCTGTCGACCCCCGTGGGCATGGCGTGCATGCCGAGCGGTGCCCCGCCCTCGACGCCGGCCCCCACCGCCACCACGCCTCCAACCCCCGCGCCCACTGCCACCACGCCGCCGGCACCCTCCGACCCCTTCGCCGCCGCTCGCGCCCGCTGCCTCGATCGCATCAACGCCTATCGTGGGAGCGCGGGAGTCGCGCCGCTGTCCAGCAATGCGGGCAAGCTCGCCTGCGTGGACGGCCAAGCCCAGAAGGACGCCCTGGCCCAAACCGCACACGGCGCCTTCGGCCAGTGCTCGGAGGCGGCGCAGAACGAGTGCCCGGGCTGGAGCGGCACGCCGGAATCCGTCGTCGACTCCTGCCTCGACATGATGTTCAAGGAGGGTCCCGGCTCGGGCTCTGCGCACGGCCATTACACCAACATGATGGAGCCCTCCTATCGCACGGTGGCCTGCGGCTTCTACGTCACCTCGAGCGGCGCCGTCTGGATCACCCAGGACTTCTATCGCTGA
- the frr gene encoding ribosome recycling factor — translation MIEDVLSELQDATQKAREALKRELGKLRTGRAHAGMLDSVRVDYYGQSTPISQMATVAVPEPRMLTVKPWDKSQLQVVEKAIRESDLGLNPQADGEMLRVPIPALSEERRKDLVKVAKKHGEECKVAIRKARHDALDMLSTMKEEGDASEDDVERAKKKAEEIVHEAGTDIDHIIQSKEKEILAV, via the coding sequence ATGATCGAGGACGTGCTGAGCGAGCTCCAAGACGCCACGCAGAAGGCCCGAGAGGCACTGAAGCGGGAGTTGGGGAAGCTGCGCACGGGCCGGGCCCATGCGGGCATGCTCGATTCGGTGCGAGTGGACTACTACGGTCAGAGCACCCCAATCTCCCAAATGGCGACCGTCGCGGTGCCGGAGCCCCGCATGCTGACGGTCAAACCCTGGGACAAGTCCCAGCTCCAGGTCGTGGAAAAGGCGATCCGGGAGAGCGATCTCGGGCTCAACCCCCAGGCGGACGGCGAGATGCTCCGAGTCCCGATCCCGGCGCTCAGCGAGGAGCGGCGGAAGGACCTGGTCAAAGTCGCCAAGAAGCACGGCGAGGAATGCAAGGTCGCCATCCGCAAGGCACGCCACGACGCGCTCGACATGCTGAGCACCATGAAGGAGGAGGGGGACGCCAGTGAAGACGACGTGGAGCGTGCCAAGAAGAAGGCCGAGGAAATCGTCCACGAAGCGGGGACCGACATCGACCACATCATCCAGTCCAAAGAGAAGGAGATCCTCGCCGTTTGA
- a CDS encoding Stp1/IreP family PP2C-type Ser/Thr phosphatase, whose product MRAVAAGISDVGLQRDHNEDSFAILNDQELYVVADGMGGHRAGDVASRLATDAMVEFFRATAADDVTWPFHFDARLSEEENRLLTGIRIANRQIIERSLRSRECHGMGTTIVGALFSPSKKKMFIGHVGDSRAYRVRKGKIAQLTRDHSLVNDYLLAMPELTEEQRSELPKNVITRALGMQDHVTVDLQSDEAEEGDLYVLCSDGLSGMIGDEEILEISRATDDLHEACRLLVALANEHGGEDNITAVVVRIEEGPSVTTLASTELPDAKTEPAEVFAEASTEPGTKKEAEDDAPPPSAPSPEE is encoded by the coding sequence TTGCGCGCAGTGGCAGCCGGCATAAGTGACGTCGGCCTGCAACGCGATCACAACGAAGACAGCTTCGCCATCCTGAACGACCAGGAGCTGTACGTCGTCGCCGATGGCATGGGTGGGCACCGGGCGGGCGACGTGGCCAGCCGCCTGGCGACGGACGCGATGGTGGAGTTCTTCCGGGCGACCGCGGCGGACGACGTGACCTGGCCCTTCCATTTCGATGCGCGGCTGTCGGAGGAGGAGAACCGACTCCTCACCGGCATTCGCATCGCCAACCGTCAGATCATCGAGCGCAGTCTGCGTTCGCGAGAATGTCACGGAATGGGGACCACCATCGTCGGCGCCCTGTTCAGCCCATCGAAGAAGAAGATGTTCATTGGGCACGTGGGTGACAGCCGCGCGTACCGGGTGCGCAAGGGCAAGATCGCACAGCTGACTCGGGACCACTCACTGGTCAACGACTACCTCTTGGCCATGCCGGAGCTCACGGAAGAGCAGCGCAGCGAGCTGCCGAAGAACGTGATCACCCGCGCCCTCGGTATGCAGGACCACGTGACCGTAGACCTGCAGAGCGACGAAGCCGAGGAGGGAGACCTCTACGTGCTCTGCTCAGACGGCTTGAGCGGCATGATCGGCGACGAAGAGATCCTCGAGATCTCCCGCGCCACGGACGATTTGCACGAAGCCTGTCGCCTGCTCGTGGCACTGGCCAACGAGCACGGCGGGGAAGACAACATCACGGCCGTCGTGGTCCGCATCGAGGAAGGGCCGTCCGTCACCACGCTGGCTTCCACGGAGCTCCCGGACGCCAAGACGGAGCCGGCGGAGGTGTTTGCGGAGGCCTCCACCGAACCGGGCACAAAGAAAGAAGCGGAGGACGACGCGCCGCCGCCCTCCGCTCCGAGCCCGGAAGAGTAG
- a CDS encoding cystathionine gamma-synthase — protein sequence MSVESKSIDTLAIHAGQEPDPVHAAVMQPIVLSSTFAQPEPGKPLRYEYSRSGNPTREALERCLAALEGGSHGFAFASGSAATLTLLNTLRPGDRLISGDDVYGGTFRLFDKVLKPMGVEPTFVDMRDPERVKAAMDERTRLIWMETPTNPLLKVFDIRAIADIAEQHRVPLVVDNTFASPVLQSPLSLGATVVMHSTTKYINGHSDVVGGALVTADAELAERIQFLQNAIGAVPSPMDCYLVLRGIKTLPVRMRQHVKSASDLARRLSEHPRVKTVHYPGLESHPDHALAARQMRGPGGMISLDLEGGLSESRAFLSALRVFALAESLGGVESLAEHPAIMTHASIPPEAREALGISDGFVRLSVGLEDVEDLWQDLDQALAKARI from the coding sequence ATGAGCGTCGAATCCAAGTCCATCGACACCCTCGCCATTCACGCTGGGCAGGAGCCGGATCCGGTCCACGCCGCGGTGATGCAGCCCATCGTGCTGTCGAGCACGTTTGCCCAACCGGAGCCCGGCAAGCCGCTGCGCTACGAATACTCCCGCAGCGGCAATCCGACGCGCGAGGCCCTCGAGCGCTGCCTGGCGGCTCTCGAAGGGGGCAGCCACGGCTTCGCCTTCGCGAGCGGGAGCGCGGCCACGCTCACGCTGCTCAACACGCTGCGCCCCGGGGATCGACTGATCAGCGGGGACGACGTGTATGGCGGCACCTTCCGCCTGTTCGACAAGGTGCTGAAGCCGATGGGCGTGGAGCCGACGTTCGTGGACATGCGCGACCCCGAGCGCGTGAAGGCGGCGATGGACGAGCGCACCCGGCTGATCTGGATGGAGACGCCGACCAATCCGCTGCTCAAGGTGTTCGACATCCGCGCGATTGCCGACATCGCCGAGCAACACCGCGTGCCGCTGGTGGTCGACAACACCTTCGCGTCCCCCGTGTTGCAGTCTCCGCTGTCGCTGGGCGCCACGGTGGTGATGCACTCCACCACCAAGTACATCAACGGCCACTCCGACGTGGTGGGCGGCGCGCTGGTGACCGCCGACGCCGAGCTGGCGGAGCGAATCCAGTTCCTGCAGAACGCCATCGGCGCAGTGCCGAGCCCGATGGACTGCTACCTCGTCCTGCGCGGCATCAAGACGCTTCCCGTGCGTATGCGCCAACACGTCAAGAGCGCGAGCGACTTGGCCCGTCGCCTGAGCGAGCATCCTCGAGTGAAGACGGTCCACTACCCAGGGCTCGAGTCCCACCCCGACCACGCTCTCGCCGCCCGTCAGATGCGGGGGCCCGGCGGCATGATCAGCCTCGACCTGGAGGGGGGCCTCTCGGAGAGCCGAGCGTTCTTGAGCGCCCTTCGGGTGTTCGCCCTGGCGGAGAGCCTCGGCGGCGTGGAGTCCCTCGCCGAGCACCCGGCCATCATGACGCACGCCTCCATTCCCCCGGAGGCCCGGGAGGCCCTGGGGATCTCCGACGGTTTCGTCCGCCTCAGTGTCGGCCTCGAGGACGTGGAGGACCTGTGGCAGGACCTCGACCAGGCCCTGGCCAAGGCGCGGATTTGA
- a CDS encoding autotransporter domain-containing protein, which translates to MTKRWPLGVLVFSWGVAAGAQPAPAPEPEAPPAAPPEASAPAEPNPAPQTPAPTPQPAPAPPAYGPPPAYGPPPAYGPPPAYGPPQPGYGYPPPAYGQPGYYYPPQSPPPPPPPDDTVHRHDGFYLGFGLGFGYFKNTVDQGSGPELKIDKGAVGIELLMGGTPAPGLVIGGGLMGVGVTDPNVEADGQAVKGNTLKSMSLATFGPFVDFYPDETGGFHLQAFIGYSQISFEDDQGQSSSSDEPEGYTLAGAAGYDFWVGEQWSIGVLGRLMYSSLVLSHGDNPDDTHHVLSPMLGVRALLH; encoded by the coding sequence GTGACGAAGCGTTGGCCGTTGGGTGTGCTGGTCTTTTCGTGGGGGGTCGCGGCGGGGGCCCAGCCAGCGCCAGCGCCTGAGCCCGAGGCGCCCCCTGCAGCGCCCCCGGAGGCTTCCGCGCCGGCAGAACCCAATCCTGCCCCACAAACCCCAGCCCCGACGCCACAACCGGCTCCCGCTCCCCCTGCCTACGGCCCGCCGCCCGCCTACGGCCCGCCACCCGCCTACGGCCCGCCGCCCGCCTACGGCCCGCCCCAGCCCGGCTACGGCTACCCGCCGCCCGCGTACGGTCAGCCCGGGTACTACTACCCTCCTCAGTCGCCTCCGCCGCCGCCGCCGCCCGACGACACCGTCCATCGCCACGATGGCTTCTACCTCGGGTTCGGTCTCGGCTTCGGCTACTTCAAGAACACCGTCGACCAGGGATCGGGGCCGGAGCTCAAGATCGACAAGGGCGCCGTCGGTATCGAGCTATTGATGGGCGGCACGCCCGCGCCCGGGTTGGTGATCGGCGGCGGTTTGATGGGTGTGGGCGTGACGGATCCCAACGTGGAAGCCGATGGCCAAGCCGTCAAAGGCAACACGCTGAAGAGCATGAGCCTGGCGACCTTTGGTCCCTTCGTCGACTTCTACCCCGACGAAACCGGCGGCTTTCACTTGCAGGCCTTCATCGGCTACTCGCAGATCTCCTTCGAAGACGACCAGGGACAGTCATCGAGCTCGGACGAGCCGGAGGGCTACACCCTTGCCGGTGCCGCGGGCTACGACTTCTGGGTTGGCGAGCAGTGGAGCATCGGCGTGCTAGGGCGCTTGATGTACTCGTCGTTGGTGCTGAGCCACGGGGACAACCCGGACGACACGCACCACGTGCTGTCGCCCATGTTGGGCGTCCGCGCGCTGCTGCACTGA